A genomic segment from Spinacia oleracea cultivar Varoflay chromosome 3, BTI_SOV_V1, whole genome shotgun sequence encodes:
- the LOC110777252 gene encoding monosaccharide-sensing protein 2 has protein sequence MRGAVFAALAATMGNLLQGWDNATIAGSIMYIKREFNLETQPKLEGLIVAMSLIGATVITTFSGPVSDSVGRRPMLIISSLLYSLGGVVMLWSPNVYVLLLGRLLDGFGVGLAVTLVPVYISETAPPEIRGQLNTLPQFTGSGGMFLSYCMVFGMSLMDAPSWRLMLGVLLIPSLFYLGLMVFYLPESPRWLVSKGKMNEAKKVLQRLRGKEDVIGELALLIEGLGTGDNTSIEEYVMGPANDEEVTTDKDQIKLYGAEHGQSWIAKPVTGQSMLGMVSRYGSMAHQGSMANMMDPLVTLFGSVHDKLPQTGSMRSAIFPNFGSMFNTAADDNGRQENWEVESQGEDTASDVEHDDSDDNNLRSPLLSPHAPGAVSQSNGGSMLMQSGELVNSTGIGGGWQLAYKKAQDGTGELKRVYLHQEAGMGSMRGSMRGSVLSLPPSDLHDSPLVQAAGLVSQSTLNIKDFKGESPLEDGNIQPSAAATTGPSWRELFEPGVKRALVVGMGMQILQQFSGINGVLYYTPQILSQAGVDVLLSNLGISSDSASLLISALTTLLMLPSIGLAMRLMDISGRRFLLLNTLPVLIGSLIVLVLSNIIDMGTVIHATLSTISVIVYFCCFVMGFGPIPNILCSEIFPTRVRGICIAICALTFWFGDIIVTYSLPALLSSIGLAGVFGIYAVVCTISWFFVYLKVPETKGMPLEVISEFFNVGARQTEPEKNM, from the exons ATGAGAGGAGCTGTATTCGCAGCGCTTGCTGCTACAATGGGAAACTTGTTGCAAGGGTGGGATAATGCAACTATTGCAG GATCAATTATGTACATCAAGAGGGAATTCAACCTCGAAACACAACCAAAGTTAGAGGGGCTAATTGTGGCAATGTCACTTATTGGTGCCACAGTTATCACAACATTCTCAGGGCCGGTTTCAGATTCAGTTGGACGCCGACCAATGCTAATCATCTCATCATTGCTATACAGTCTTGGTGGTGTTGTCATGCTATGGTCTCCTAATGTATATGTTTTGCTATTGGGTAGACTGTTAGATGGGTTTGGAGTTGGTTTAGCAGTTACTCTTGTGCCAGTATATATATCAGAGACTGCACCTCCAGAAATCAGAGGACAGTTGAATACTCTCCCACAGTTCACTGGTTCAGGAGGCATGTTCTTGTCTTACTGTATGGTATTCGGCATGTCTTTGATGGACGCGCCTAGTTGGAGATTGATGCTCGGTGTTCTTTTAATCCCGTCTCTTTTCTATCTTGGATTGATGGTGTTTTATCTGCCTGAGTCTCCTAGGTGGCTCGTCAGCAAAGGGAAGATGAATGAGGCTAAGAAAGTCTTACAAAGATTACGTGGCAAAGAAGATGTTATTG GTGAGTTAGCATTGCTTATAGAGGGACTTGGAACTGGGGATAATACTTCCATTGAAGAGTATGTGATGGGCCCAGCAAACGACGAGGAAGTCACTACAGATAAGGATCAAATCAAACTATACGGTGCTGAGCACGGCCAATCTTGGATTGCCAAACCAGTCACAGGACAAAGCATGCTTGGCATGGTTTCTCGTTATGGAAGCATGGCCCACCAGGGAAGTATGGCAAACATGATGGATCCTCTCGTCACTTTGTTTGGCAGTGTTCACGATAAGCTACCCCAAACAGGGAGCATGAGGAGTGCAATATTCCCAAACTTTGGGAGCATGTTCAATACTGCTGCTGATGATAATGGTAGACAAGAAAATTGGGAGGTTGAGAGCCAAGGTGAGGATACCGCTTCTGATGTTGAGCACGACGACTCTGATGATAATAATCTGAGGAGTCCATTGCTTTCACCTCATGCCCCTGGTGCAGTTTCTCAATCAAATGGCGGCAGCATGCTGATGCAAAGTGGTGAATTAGTCAACAGTACAG GTATCGGTGGAGGTTGGCAGCTGGCATATAagaaagcacaagatggaacagGCGAATTGAAAAGGGTTTATCTTCACCAAGAAGCTGGCATGGGGTCTATGCGTGGATCCATGCGCGGATCGGTCCTTTCACTGCCTCCTTCTGATCTTCATGATAGTCCGCTTGTCCAAGCTGCTGGTCTTGTGAGTCAGTCCACCCTCAACATAAAAGATTTCAAGGGAGAGTCTCCTCTTGAGGATGGTAATATACAGCCTTCAGCAGCTGCTACTACAGGGCCAAGCTGGAGGGAGCTTTTCGAACCAGGAGTTAAGCGAGCATTGGTTGTTGGGATGGGAATGCAGATACTTCAACAG TTCTCTGGTATCAATGGAGTGCTGTACTACACCCCTCAAATTCTGTCACAAGCAGGAGTAGATGTTCTCTTATCAAATTTGGGGATTAGTTCAGACTCCGCTTCTCTCCTGATAAGCGCTTTGACAACATTGTTGATGCTTCCTAGCATAGGGCTTGCAATGAGGTTGATGGATATCTCTGGAAGAAG GTTTCTTCTGCTAAATACACTTCCTGTCTTGATAGGATCACTAATCGTACTAGTTCTTTCCAACATTATCGATATGGGAACTGTGATACACGCAACATTATCTACTATTAGTGTCATAGTCTATTTCTGCTGCTTTGTCATGGGATTTGGTCCCATTCCCAACATCCTGTGTTCTGAAATCTTCCCTACTAGAGTCCGTGGTATATGCATTGCCATATGTGCTCTTACCTTCTGGTTTGGAGACATTATTGTCACATACTCTCTCCCTGCTTTGCTCTCCTCTATTGGGCTTGCAGGAGTGTTTGGCATCTATGCTGTGGTTTGCACCATTTCTTGGTTCTTTGTTTACTTGAAGGTACCCGAAACCAAAGGGATGCCCCTTGAAGTTATCAGCGAGTTCTTTAACGTGGGTGCGAGGCAAACTGAACCTGAGAAAAATATGTGA